In a single window of the Rhizobiaceae bacterium genome:
- a CDS encoding ABC transporter permease encodes MSAMDMGAMPVNAPRFTAGQYLICLKGILVREGLRFLNQRERFISSLIRPLLWLFIFAAGFRQVLGVSIIPPYKTYVLYEVYITPGLCGMILLFSGMQSSLSMVYDREMGNMRTLLVSPFPRWFLLVSKLLAGVTVSIAQVYAFLLIAYFWGVKPPPIGYLMVLPALFLSGMMLCSLGLLLSSLIKKLENFAGIMNFVIFPMYFASPALYPLWRVQESSPLLFRICQANPFTYAVELIRFAFYGRVEWTSLVVVLVFTAIFLAGAIIAYDPSRGLMVRKQEMGGNG; translated from the coding sequence ATGAGCGCGATGGACATGGGCGCCATGCCGGTCAACGCGCCGCGTTTCACGGCGGGGCAATATCTCATTTGCCTCAAGGGCATATTGGTGCGCGAGGGCCTGCGCTTCCTGAACCAGCGCGAGCGGTTCATCTCCTCGCTGATCCGCCCGCTGCTGTGGTTGTTCATTTTCGCCGCAGGCTTCCGGCAGGTGCTAGGGGTCTCGATCATTCCGCCCTACAAGACCTATGTGCTGTACGAGGTGTATATCACGCCCGGTCTGTGCGGCATGATCCTGCTGTTCAGCGGCATGCAGTCGTCGCTGTCCATGGTCTACGACCGCGAGATGGGCAATATGCGCACCTTGCTCGTCAGCCCGTTTCCGCGCTGGTTCCTGCTGGTGTCGAAGCTGCTGGCGGGCGTTACGGTTTCCATTGCGCAGGTCTACGCCTTCCTGCTCATCGCCTATTTCTGGGGCGTGAAGCCGCCGCCCATCGGCTATCTCATGGTGCTGCCCGCGCTGTTCCTGTCCGGCATGATGCTCTGCTCGCTCGGCCTTCTGCTCTCCTCGCTCATCAAGAAGCTGGAGAACTTCGCGGGGATCATGAACTTCGTGATCTTCCCGATGTATTTCGCGTCACCCGCGCTCTATCCGCTGTGGCGCGTGCAGGAATCCAGCCCGCTGCTGTTCAGGATCTGCCAGGCCAACCCCTTTACCTATGCCGTCGAACTGATCCGCTTCGCCTTCTATGGCCGGGTCGAATGGACGTCGCTCGTGGTGGTGCTGGTCTTTACGGCGATATTCCTCGCCGGGGCGATCATCGCTTATGACCCCTCGCGCGGGCTCATGGTCCGCAAGCAGGAAATGGGAGGAAACGGATGA
- a CDS encoding ABC transporter substrate-binding protein: MRSFKSTVPVTLAVFMGLFAACVNAEFALAQDQAAKPEKKVTEINVGYLRAYAPQLALSVLDVPPRDEGVAGANVAITDNNTTGAFTGQKFNLEVVEVKPDEDVIAAFDAMLERSDRYVLTDLSADQVLSIADKAREKGVLLFNVGNTDDRLREEDCRINLFHTAATRSMLADGLAQYLVWKQWPKWVLIYGSHPGDQLFADALRRAAERFGGQIVAEKEFKDTGTSKQTDSGVVQIQKQMPVFTQDLPEHDVLLVADESEVFGSYLPFRTWIPRPVAGTAGMIPSIWHPASEQWGGAQIQNRFQKASGRRMLSKDMAAWTAVRVIGEAATRTPDADPAKMEAFIRSDNFSVAAFRGQKVTFRKWNLQLRQPIFLGDGRGVITTSPQEGFLHQVSELDTLGVDQPETKCVLK, encoded by the coding sequence ATGCGTTCGTTCAAGAGCACGGTGCCGGTCACTCTTGCTGTTTTCATGGGTCTTTTTGCGGCGTGCGTCAACGCCGAGTTTGCTCTTGCCCAGGACCAGGCCGCGAAGCCGGAAAAGAAGGTCACGGAAATCAATGTCGGCTACCTGCGCGCCTATGCGCCGCAGCTTGCGCTTTCCGTGCTCGACGTGCCGCCGCGCGACGAGGGCGTTGCGGGCGCGAATGTCGCGATCACCGACAACAACACGACCGGCGCCTTTACCGGACAGAAATTCAACCTTGAAGTCGTCGAGGTGAAGCCGGACGAGGATGTGATCGCGGCCTTTGACGCCATGCTCGAACGGAGCGACCGCTATGTGCTGACCGACCTTTCGGCGGATCAGGTGCTGTCCATTGCCGACAAGGCGCGCGAGAAGGGCGTCCTGCTGTTCAATGTGGGCAATACGGACGACCGGCTGCGCGAGGAGGACTGCCGCATCAACCTGTTCCACACGGCGGCGACGCGCTCCATGCTGGCGGACGGGCTGGCGCAATATCTGGTGTGGAAGCAATGGCCGAAATGGGTGCTGATCTACGGCTCGCATCCGGGCGACCAACTGTTCGCGGATGCACTGCGGCGGGCCGCCGAACGTTTCGGCGGGCAGATCGTTGCCGAAAAGGAGTTCAAGGACACCGGCACGTCAAAGCAGACCGATTCCGGGGTCGTGCAGATACAGAAGCAGATGCCGGTTTTCACGCAGGACCTGCCGGAGCATGATGTGCTGCTGGTTGCGGACGAAAGCGAGGTGTTCGGCAGCTACCTGCCGTTCCGGACCTGGATACCGAGGCCGGTTGCGGGGACGGCAGGCATGATTCCTTCGATCTGGCACCCGGCCAGCGAGCAATGGGGCGGGGCACAGATCCAGAACCGCTTCCAGAAGGCGTCCGGGAGGAGGATGCTCTCGAAGGACATGGCGGCGTGGACAGCGGTTCGCGTCATCGGCGAAGCGGCAACGCGCACGCCCGATGCGGACCCCGCGAAGATGGAAGCGTTCATCCGGTCGGATAATTTCTCCGTCGCCGCATTTCGGGGGCAGAAGGTGACGTTCCGCAAATGGAACCTGCAACTGCGCCAGCCGATATTTCTTGGCGACGGGCGCGGGGTGATCACCACATCTCCGCAGGAAGGCTTCCTGCATCAGGTGTCGGAACTCGATACGCTGGGCGTGGATCAGCCGGAGACGAAATGCGTGTTGAAATGA
- a CDS encoding ATP-binding cassette domain-containing protein, with protein MPANSAEAAAALDVASVSHFYGRKRALNDISFSIAPGRFAVLLGLNGAGKTTLFSLISHLYDTRQGSIRIFGHDIVRSPGEALRRLGIVFQARTLDLDLTVRQNLSYHAALHGIAPKEAQQRITAVLGEVEMGGRLDDKAHSLSGGQMRRVEIARALLHEPPLLLLDEATVGLDVQSRAGILANIRRLVATRGISVFWATHLIDEIDPGDDVVVLSEGRLVAGGRVSDVVKQTGSSDIGQAFAKLSRTGAAAGRERAE; from the coding sequence ATGCCCGCCAATAGTGCCGAAGCCGCAGCGGCGCTGGACGTCGCTTCGGTCAGCCATTTCTATGGTCGCAAGCGCGCGCTGAACGACATCAGCTTTTCCATCGCGCCGGGGCGCTTCGCGGTCCTGCTCGGCCTGAACGGCGCGGGCAAGACCACGCTGTTCTCGCTCATCAGCCACCTTTATGACACGCGGCAGGGATCGATCCGAATCTTCGGCCACGACATCGTGCGGTCGCCCGGAGAGGCGCTGCGCCGCCTGGGCATCGTCTTTCAGGCGCGCACGCTCGACCTCGACCTGACCGTGCGGCAGAACCTTTCCTATCATGCCGCCCTGCACGGCATCGCGCCGAAGGAGGCACAGCAGCGCATCACCGCGGTGCTGGGTGAAGTCGAGATGGGCGGCAGGCTGGATGACAAGGCGCACAGCCTGTCGGGCGGGCAGATGCGGCGTGTCGAGATCGCGCGCGCGCTGCTGCACGAGCCGCCGCTTCTGCTGCTGGACGAGGCGACGGTGGGGTTGGACGTGCAGTCGCGCGCCGGCATCCTCGCCAATATAAGGCGTCTGGTCGCGACGCGCGGCATCAGCGTTTTCTGGGCAACGCACCTGATCGACGAAATCGATCCGGGCGACGATGTGGTCGTCCTCTCGGAGGGTAGGCTGGTCGCGGGCGGCCGTGTCTCGGACGTTGTGAAGCAGACCGGATCGAGCGACATCGGCCAGGCTTTCGCAAAGCTCAGCCGCACGGGCGCGGCGGCAGGCCGGGAGCGTGCGGAATGA
- a CDS encoding YVTN family beta-propeller repeat protein, translating to MRNGPLVLGASLAALFAASPAAAFVAYVSNEKDNTVTVVDTETMEVVKTIKVGQRPRGITISHDGKFVYLCASDDDNIEIIDTATAEIVGSLPSGPDPELFVLSPDGKTLYVANEDDNLVTVIDVESKKVLAEVPVGVEPEGMGISHDGKTMVNTSETTNMAHFIDTETNEITHNVLVDSRPRFAEFKPDDSEVWVSAEIGGTVSVIDNATREVKHKITFEIPGLRAESIQPVGVRITDDGKKAYIALGPANRVAVVNAETYEVEKYVLVGQRVWQLAFTPDQKTVISTNGISNDITFIDVATDEPTQSVTVGSLPWGVVVSPQ from the coding sequence ATGCGAAACGGACCATTGGTTCTGGGGGCGTCCCTTGCGGCACTGTTCGCCGCCAGCCCCGCAGCCGCCTTTGTGGCCTATGTGTCGAATGAAAAGGACAATACCGTCACGGTGGTCGACACCGAGACCATGGAGGTCGTGAAAACGATCAAGGTGGGGCAGCGCCCGCGCGGCATCACCATCTCGCATGACGGCAAGTTCGTCTATCTTTGCGCGAGCGACGACGACAATATCGAGATCATCGACACCGCAACCGCCGAAATCGTCGGTTCGCTGCCGTCCGGCCCGGACCCGGAACTGTTCGTCCTCTCCCCCGACGGCAAGACGCTCTATGTCGCCAATGAGGACGACAATCTCGTCACCGTCATCGATGTGGAGAGCAAGAAGGTGCTGGCCGAGGTGCCGGTCGGCGTCGAGCCCGAGGGCATGGGCATCAGCCATGACGGCAAGACGATGGTGAACACGTCCGAGACGACGAACATGGCGCATTTCATCGATACTGAGACGAATGAGATCACCCACAATGTGCTGGTGGATTCCCGCCCGCGCTTCGCGGAGTTCAAGCCCGACGATTCGGAGGTCTGGGTCAGCGCCGAAATCGGCGGCACGGTGTCGGTGATCGACAATGCGACGCGCGAGGTGAAGCACAAGATCACCTTCGAGATTCCCGGGCTGAGGGCCGAATCGATCCAGCCGGTGGGCGTGCGCATCACCGATGACGGCAAGAAGGCCTATATTGCGCTGGGTCCCGCCAATCGCGTGGCGGTCGTCAATGCGGAGACCTATGAGGTGGAGAAATATGTGCTGGTCGGCCAGCGCGTCTGGCAGCTTGCCTTCACGCCAGACCAGAAAACCGTCATCAGCACCAATGGCATTTCCAACGACATCACCTTCATCGACGTGGCGACCGACGAACCGACGCAGTCGGTGACGGTCGGCTCATTGCCGTGGGGGGTGGTGGTGTCGCCGCAATAA